The following coding sequences lie in one Carassius auratus strain Wakin unplaced genomic scaffold, ASM336829v1 scaf_tig00000749, whole genome shotgun sequence genomic window:
- the LOC113069072 gene encoding disrupted in renal carcinoma protein 2-like yields MGAVESTEGEREPLLVPSQPATNTQPVLSRVYGRRWFVLTMFSLLGFMQGLVWNTWGPIQVSAKHVFEFSPTDIAVLVMWGPVGYLPWLLFMWLMDKKGLRASLLLSAFFMLLGAALRSVPLKDLYYRRWMIHGGQLLNGLAGPTIMSAGPLLSTTWFAPDQRATATAIASLIGYLGSAFAFLIGPLAVPAPNGTVGSTVYWNQNHIGDRIQFVLYAEVGMIAALFVAVLFYFPSRPPIPPSVAAASQRLSYRSSICRLLSNMRFLMIALAYSVPTGVVAGWAGVLDMILTPAKVSQVDAGWIGFWSIVGGCVFGVAMARFADYIRGMLKLILVLMFAGASLAATWFTLTCLTRLTHLPSTQATLYTSCILVGIFINSSVPIFLELFIETVYPVPEGITCGVVTFLSNLFTGLLLFCLTFYFTGILIF; encoded by the exons ATGGGTGCCGTGGAAAGCACCGAAGGAGAAAGGGAGCCTTTGCTGGTTCCATCCCAGCCGGCGACAAACACACAGCCTGTGTTGAGCAGGGTGTACGGGAGAAGATGGTTTGTTCTCACCATGTTTTCATTGTTGGGTTTTATGCAAGGACTTGTGTGGAACACCTGGGGCCCGATCCAGGTCTCAGCCAAACATGTGTTCGAGTTCTCCCCGACAGATATCGCGGTGCTGGTGATGTGGGGTCCAGTGGGTTACCTGCCCTGGCTGTTGTTTATGTGGTTGATGGATAAGAAAG GTTTGCGAGCATCTCTGCTGCTGTCAGCATTCTTCATGTTGCTGGGCGCAGCATTACGAAGTGTTCCCCTCAAAGACCTGTACTACAGACGCTG GATGATTCATGGAGGTcaacttctgaatggtttagctGGTCCTACCATTATGAGTGCCGGTCCTCTGCTCTCTACTACTTGGTTTGCTCCTGATCAGAGAGCTACAGCTACCGCTATTGCATCACTCATCGGCTACCTGGGGTCAGCCTTCGCCTTTCTGATTGGCCCGTTGGCTGTCCCTGCACCCAATGGCACTGTGGGAAGCACAGTTTACTGGAACCAAAACCACATTGGAGACAGGATACAGTTTGTTCTTTACGCAG AGGTTGGGATGATTGCAGCACTTTTCGTGGCTGTGCTGTTCTACTTCCCCTCCAGGCCGCCCATCCCTCCCAGCGTGGCAGCGGCTAGCCAACGTCTCAGCTACAGGAGCAGCATCTGCAGACTGCTGAG CAACATGCGCTTCCTGATGATAGCACTCGCCTACTCCGTGCCCACAGGGGTTGTTGCCGGCTGGGCTGGAGTGTTGGACATGATTTTAACACCTGCTAAAGTCAGCCAG GTGGACGCAGGCTGGATCGGGTTCTGGTCCATAGTTGGAGGCTGTGTGTTTGGTGTGGCCATGGCGAG GTTTGCTGACTATATTCGAGGAATGCTGAAACTAATTTTGGTGCTGATGTTTGCCGGAGCATCCTTGGCGGCCACCTGGTTCACTCTCACCTGCCTGACCAGGCTTACTCACCTCCCCTCCACTCAAG CCACTCTCTACACCTCCTGCATCCTGGTGGGTATCTTCATCAACAGCAGTGTGCCCATCTTCTTGGAGCTGTTCATTGAGACGGTTTACCCTGTTCCTGAGGGCATCACCTGCGGAGTGGTCACCTTCCTCAGCAACCTCTTCACTGGACTTTTGCTGTTTTGCCTCACCTTTTACTTTACAGGTATCTTGATATTTTAA